One segment of Dolichospermum sp. DET69 DNA contains the following:
- the serS gene encoding serine--tRNA ligase translates to MLDIKQIRENPQLIQEKLNTRSGKYEIQPILDLSQKQRELEVKRNELQARSNEIGKIVGQKVKSGVNPQDPEIQALKDEGNSLKITLSELEPQEKELKVQIHTLLLALPNLPSDSTPIGTSEDDNQEVKTWGDEYIPQNPNIVPHWEIGEKLGFLNFERAVKIAQTRFVSLVGAGAALERALIQFMLSTHIQAGYIEISPPLLVNTDSLTGTGQLPKFAEDSFKCAEDDLWLIPTAEVPVTNFYRGEIINAEDLPIYHTAYTPCFRREAGSYGRDMRGLIRLHQFNKVELVKLVKPESSFDELEKLLVSAESILQALKLPYRVINLCTADLGFGATKTYDLEVWLPSAGKYREISSCSNCVDFQARRADIRFKDAGKKGTQFVHTLNGSGLAVGRTMAAILENYQQADGTIKVPEVLQVYLGREVL, encoded by the coding sequence ATGCTGGATATTAAACAAATTAGAGAAAATCCCCAACTTATACAAGAGAAGTTGAATACTCGTAGTGGCAAATACGAGATTCAGCCGATATTAGATTTGAGTCAAAAACAACGGGAATTGGAAGTAAAACGGAATGAACTCCAAGCCCGGAGTAATGAAATTGGTAAAATAGTCGGACAAAAGGTAAAATCTGGTGTTAATCCTCAAGATCCAGAAATACAGGCTTTAAAGGATGAAGGAAATAGTCTCAAAATTACTTTAAGTGAGTTAGAACCCCAGGAAAAAGAATTAAAAGTCCAAATTCACACTTTATTATTAGCACTTCCTAATCTTCCTAGTGATTCTACTCCCATTGGTACAAGTGAAGATGATAACCAAGAAGTGAAAACATGGGGAGATGAATATATACCCCAAAATCCGAATATTGTCCCTCATTGGGAAATTGGGGAAAAGTTGGGATTTTTGAACTTTGAAAGAGCGGTAAAAATTGCCCAAACTCGCTTTGTGAGTCTTGTCGGTGCGGGTGCGGCTTTAGAAAGAGCATTAATTCAGTTTATGCTCAGTACACATATTCAAGCTGGGTATATAGAAATTAGTCCACCGTTGTTAGTAAATACTGATTCTTTAACAGGTACGGGACAATTACCTAAGTTTGCAGAAGATAGTTTTAAATGTGCAGAAGATGATTTGTGGTTAATTCCGACTGCGGAAGTTCCTGTGACTAATTTTTATCGCGGGGAAATTATTAATGCGGAAGATCTACCAATTTATCATACTGCATATACGCCATGTTTTCGTCGAGAAGCGGGAAGTTATGGCCGGGATATGCGGGGTTTAATTCGGTTGCATCAATTCAATAAAGTTGAGTTGGTGAAGTTAGTAAAACCGGAAAGTTCTTTTGATGAATTGGAGAAGTTGCTAGTCAGTGCGGAGAGTATTTTACAGGCTTTAAAGTTGCCTTATCGGGTGATTAATTTATGTACTGCTGATTTAGGTTTTGGGGCAACTAAAACTTATGATTTAGAGGTATGGTTGCCTTCTGCTGGGAAGTATCGAGAGATTTCTAGTTGTTCTAATTGTGTTGATTTTCAAGCGAGAAGGGCAGATATTCGGTTTAAGGATGCTGGTAAGAAAGGGACGCAGTTTGTGCATACTTTGAAT
- a CDS encoding Uma2 family endonuclease — translation MIISKPVILNIKNVGLSDDQFYQLCQINEDWKLEQTAKGELIIMPPVGAISGNRESDFNGYVWLWNLQTKLGKVFSSSTVFTLPNGGKRSPDVAWIANERWESLSIKEREKFAKICPDFVIELRSRTDSLSQLQEKMQEYLNSGLRLGWLIDPQNQQIEIYRQNQPVEIVSLPTTLSGENVLPGFILELVVF, via the coding sequence ATGATTATATCTAAACCAGTTATTTTAAACATCAAAAATGTAGGGTTAAGTGATGATCAATTTTATCAATTATGTCAAATTAATGAAGATTGGAAACTTGAACAAACTGCTAAGGGAGAATTGATAATTATGCCTCCAGTTGGTGCAATTAGTGGTAATAGAGAGTCAGATTTTAATGGTTATGTTTGGTTATGGAATCTTCAAACTAAACTCGGAAAAGTATTTAGTTCTTCTACTGTTTTTACTCTACCTAATGGTGGTAAACGCTCTCCTGATGTGGCTTGGATTGCTAATGAACGTTGGGAATCTTTAAGCATTAAAGAAAGAGAAAAATTTGCAAAAATCTGTCCTGATTTTGTCATTGAATTGCGTTCTCGTACCGATTCTTTGAGTCAATTACAAGAGAAAATGCAGGAGTATCTGAATAGTGGTTTACGGTTAGGTTGGTTAATTGATCCTCAAAATCAACAAATAGAAATTTATCGTCAAAATCAACCTGTAGAAATAGTATCATTACCCACGACTTTATCTGGAGAAAATGTTTTACCCGGATTTATTTTAGAATTAGTA